A part of Streptomyces sp. NBC_00557 genomic DNA contains:
- a CDS encoding YbaK/EbsC family protein, which yields MRAPIGDFDTATPVTDCLEELTAPVAGAVRTWRGAVPADRVLYVETDPRWADTAVFVEHYGRELLEQSANCVVVAGKRGGETTLAACVVLSTTRVDVNGVVRRQLGARKASFASMETATGETGMEYGGITPVGLPAGWPVFVDAAVVDLPYVLVGSGRRRGKLLVPGKALAELPGAVVLEGLGIA from the coding sequence ATGCGCGCACCCATCGGAGACTTCGACACCGCCACCCCCGTCACGGACTGTCTCGAGGAGCTGACCGCGCCGGTCGCCGGCGCCGTGCGCACCTGGCGGGGCGCGGTTCCCGCCGACCGCGTCCTCTACGTCGAGACCGACCCGCGCTGGGCCGACACGGCCGTCTTCGTCGAGCACTACGGCCGCGAGCTGCTGGAGCAGTCGGCGAACTGCGTGGTGGTCGCGGGCAAGCGGGGCGGCGAGACCACCCTCGCCGCATGCGTGGTGCTCTCCACCACGCGGGTCGACGTCAACGGCGTCGTACGCCGCCAACTCGGCGCCCGCAAGGCCTCTTTCGCCTCCATGGAGACGGCGACCGGAGAGACCGGCATGGAGTACGGCGGCATCACCCCCGTAGGACTGCCCGCCGGCTGGCCGGTGTTCGTCGACGCGGCCGTCGTCGACCTGCCCTATGTCCTCGTCGGCAGCGGACGCCGGCGCGGCAAGCTGCTGGTGCCGGGCAAGGCCCTCGCGGAACTGCCGGGCGCGGTGGTCCTGGAGGGGCTCGGGATCGCCTGA